Below is a window of Mucilaginibacter sp. PAMC 26640 DNA.
CTACCAAAGAAAAATGGTTTGACTGGGCAGCTGCCTGGATGGATGCAAACGGGTGGTTAAAGAAGTAATGCCCCCCAACCCCCTGAAGGGGGAGCTTTTGGCCAAGCTGGCCGATGACTAAACTTCGATTCCCCCTTCAGGGGGCTAGGGGGCGAGCTTTACTTGACCGTCAAAATATTCTGGTAATATGAGCTGCCGACTGGTAGTACGGCACCATTCACTACTAACTGGTGACGCTCTATCTTTTCCACTTTATTTACTGCCGCTATAAATGACCGGTGGATGCGGATAAACTGGTCGGCCGGTAATAGCTGCTCTACTTCGGAGATTGTCATTCGTGAGAGCAGTTGTTTGTCCTTCAATTCGAAATTCACATAATTGCCGGTTGCCTCCAGGTAACAGATCTCATCAAACAACACTTTCACCTGTTCATAGCCGGTTTTCAGGAACAGGTAATCTTTCTTGTCTTCCTTAACGTTTCGAAAATTGTACAACTCATAGGCTTTGTTGCAGGCTTTGGTGAACCGGGCAAGCGAAAACGGCTTGAGCAAGTAATCTACCGCATCGAGTTCAAAGCTGGTAACGGCATGCTCTGTGTAGGCGGTAGTGAAGATCACCAATGGTTTTTTATTCAGGCAATTAAGCAGGTCGATGCCGGAGATA
It encodes the following:
- a CDS encoding DNA-binding response regulator; translated protein: MTAVAIDDEPLALGVVRSHAAKVPFVDLKAEFTDAFKAMEYLQYNPADLLFLDIKMPDISGIDLLNCLNKKPLVIFTTAYTEHAVTSFELDAVDYLLKPFSLARFTKACNKAYELYNFRNVKEDKKDYLFLKTGYEQVKVLFDEICYLEATGNYVNFELKDKQLLSRMTISEVEQLLPADQFIRIHRSFIAAVNKVEKIERHQLVVNGAVLPVGSSYYQNILTVK